Proteins from a single region of Gossypium arboreum isolate Shixiya-1 chromosome 1, ASM2569848v2, whole genome shotgun sequence:
- the LOC108481497 gene encoding protein SIEVE ELEMENT OCCLUSION B-like, protein MAIFNMLSSYSWGAKVVLTLAAFAVNFGEFWLIAQLCTSNSLAKSVALLKQPDILEHSQTLKSHFDALSKLINAMVDVTECIVELTELPSKYISIDEPPLSTAMAHIHTATYWIISSVVACARKITGLVGMRHEFTTSTSDAWELSSLAHKVSSIHEHLQSRLRLCYERIHEKKLMEAFEHFKRTIETPQVDNLKILQNIFGKEENVLNPDKAEVYINVFRRKHVLLLISDLDISQEEIRVLEVVYRERVSCGLNYEIIWLPIVDRTTWNDGYQEKFSTLQSIMSWYTVSNPVAIEPAVIKYIREEWGFAQKPIVVTLNPQGKVLCPNALNMMWMWGNSAFPFSSEKEESFWKAKPWTLDLLVARLEPNLPTWVSQQKVVCFYGGVEMEWIECFTTATKGVAKALDIGIEMVYVGKKNARERVKKITGLIKEKQLSHAWEDDNVWFFWNLLESMLYSKTQHGKTIENDFIKQEVMTMLGYDSSKNGWAVFYTGLGEMVKANGEKVLSTMESFDEWEKLAKQMGFIPALRKKLEGVIKHHHCTRLILPGNGGRIPERVQCAECGHPMELNFLYRCCAE, encoded by the exons ATGGCGATCTTCAACATGCTTTCAAGCTATTCATGGGGTGCAAAAGTGGTGCTAACATTAGCGGCTTTTGCAGTGAATTTCGGGGAGTTTTGGCTGATCGCTCAGCTTTGCACTTCCAACTCATTGGCAAAATCAGTGGCTCTCCTCAAGCAACCCGATATTTTAGAGCACTCCCAAACACTGAAATCCCACTTTGATGCACTCAGCAAGCTCATCAATGCAATGGTCGATGTAACCGAGTGCATTGTTGAGCTTACTGAGCTACCTTCTAAGTATATTTCCATCGATGAGCCACCATTGTCAACTGCCATGGCTCATATCCACACTGCTACCTACTGGATCATTTCGAGTGTCGTCGCTTGTGCTAGGAAAATTACAGGCCTTGTAGGGATGAGACATGA GTTCACTACATCGACTTCGGACGCATGGGAGCTATCAAGCTTGGCACATAAAGTTAGCAGCATACATGAACACCTTCAAAGTCGATTACGTCTTTGTTACGAGCGTATTC ATGAGAAGAAGCTAATGGAAGCTTTTGAACACTTCAAGCGTACCATTGAAACACCTCAAGTGGACAACTTGAAGATTCTCCAAAACATCTTCGGCAAGGAAGAGAATGTCTTGAATCCAGACAAGGCCGAG GTTTACATCAATGTCTTCAGAAGAAAGCATGTTTTATTGCTCATTTCAGATCTTGATATCTCCCAAGAGGAGATTCGGGTTCTTGAAGTTGTTTACAGAGAAAGGGTATCATGTGGGCTTAACTATGAGATTATATGGCTCCCAATTGTGGACAGAACAACTTGGAATGATGGTTATCAGGAAAAGTTTTCGACCCTGCAATCAATTATGTCGTGGTATACTGTGAGCAACCCTGTTGCCATTGAACCAGCAGTGATTAAATACATAAGGGAAGAATGGGGTTTTGCTCAGAAACCAATTGTGGTGACATTGAATCCACAAGGAAAGGTTTTATGCCCAAATGCACTCAACATGATGTGGATGTGGGGAAATTCAGCTTTCCCGTTTAGCAGTGAAAAAGAAGAAAGTTTTTGGAAAGCTAAACCTTGGACACTTGACCTTCTCGTTGCTCGCCTTGAACCAAACTTACCTACTTGG GTGAGCCAACAGAAAGTGGTTTGTTTCTATGGTGGTGTGGAAATGGAATGGATCGAATGTTTCACTACCGCAACAAAAGGGGTTGCAAAGGCTCTCGATATTGGCATAGAAATGGTTTATGTTGGAAAGAAAAATGCAAGGGAACGAGTGAAAAAGATTACTGGTTTAATCAAAGAGAAGCAACTTAGCCATGCTTGGGAAGATGACAATGTGTGGTTCTTTTGGAACCTATTAGAGAGCATGTTGTACTCGAAAACCCAACATGGGAAGACCATTGAAAACGATTTTATAAAGCAAGAAGTGATGACGATGCTTGGATATGACAGTAGTAAAAATGGATGGGCTGTGTTCTACACTGGATTGGGTGAAATGGTGAAAGCCAATGGAGAGAAAGTGCTTAGCACAATGGAGAGCTTTGATGAATGGGAAAAACTTGCCAAGCAAATGGGTTTTATCCCAGCACTTCGTAAGAAGTTGGAAGGGGTTATCAAGCACCATCATTGCACTCGCCTTATCCTTCCGGGTAACGGTGGTAGAATTCCGGAGAGGGTGCAATGTGCTGAGTGTGGTCATCCGATGGAGTTGAATTTCTTGTATCGTTGCTGTGCAGAGTGA
- the LOC128290382 gene encoding uncharacterized protein LOC128290382 — protein MYSTMARPSSVSSSSKTSQNSMRNEHWMFDDAMNERILSTHVPASRVVDVTPVLQVTRNVLRHIIPNINLSMNGHIDASDDHTNLSAVDGELDALHKICCEVIRLFYLAFGMIIFETGK, from the exons ATGTATTCGACAATGGCTCGCCCTTCCTCAGTCTCATCCTCATCAAAAACATCCCAGAATTCGATGAGGAATGAGCATTGGATGTTCGACGATGCGATGAACGAGCGAATTCTGTCGACTCATGTCCCCGCTAGTCGTGTTGTTGATGTTACACCAGTTCTTCAAGTCACTCGCAATGTTTTGCGTCATATCATTCCCAACATTAATCTTTCTATGAAT GGACACATCGATGCATCCGACGATCACACCAACTTGTCAGCCGTTGATGGCGAGCTTGATGCATTACACAAAATCTGCTGCGAGGTTATTCGGCTGTTTTATCTTGCTTTCGGAATGATCATTTTTGAAACCGGCAAATAA